The Candidatus Nitrosotenuis cloacae genome contains a region encoding:
- the purK gene encoding 5-(carboxyamino)imidazole ribonucleotide synthase produces the protein MARILGIIGGGQLGMMLTEAAKNMPEHISDVIVLDPTENCSAAQVGAKQILGDFKDREAILELASKVDVLTYEIESGDSEVLKIAAAKTAINPSPETLRIIQDKYLQKSFLRENGIPVTDFVVIESLEDLKKKINGFGYPALLKARRDAYDGRGNYKIRSDGDLEAAYNAFSGKTQMLERFVNFKMEVSVIAARNTAGQIATYPVVENIHENNILKMTIAPARVSGNVAKQAEEIARKTMQVLHGAGVFGIEMFVTQDDAILINEIAPRVHNSGHHTLQSSMTSQFEQHLRAILGLDLGDTKLLHPTIMYNILGPDGFSGRYKAPVIDADGAHLKMYGKSESKPQRKLGHFNLVDYNGTKGIEGLIKSIESIKEKAGIIPL, from the coding sequence TTGGCCAGAATTTTAGGCATAATTGGCGGCGGCCAGCTCGGAATGATGCTGACCGAGGCTGCAAAGAACATGCCAGAGCACATATCTGACGTCATAGTGCTTGACCCGACCGAGAACTGCTCGGCGGCACAGGTTGGAGCAAAGCAGATCCTAGGCGACTTTAAGGACAGGGAGGCAATACTTGAGCTTGCCTCAAAGGTGGACGTACTCACGTACGAGATAGAGTCAGGAGACAGCGAGGTGCTGAAAATTGCCGCAGCAAAGACTGCAATAAACCCGTCACCGGAGACGCTGCGGATCATACAGGACAAGTACCTGCAGAAATCATTTCTCAGAGAAAACGGAATTCCAGTTACAGACTTTGTTGTAATCGAGTCACTTGAGGACCTAAAGAAAAAGATCAACGGCTTCGGTTACCCCGCATTACTAAAAGCAAGAAGAGACGCGTACGATGGAAGGGGAAACTACAAGATAAGATCGGATGGCGATTTGGAGGCCGCATATAACGCATTTTCTGGAAAAACACAGATGCTTGAGAGATTTGTGAACTTTAAGATGGAGGTGTCAGTGATTGCTGCAAGAAACACTGCAGGTCAGATTGCCACATATCCGGTCGTAGAAAACATACACGAAAACAACATACTAAAAATGACCATCGCTCCGGCTCGAGTCTCAGGCAACGTTGCAAAGCAGGCAGAAGAGATTGCAAGAAAGACAATGCAGGTGTTACATGGTGCCGGAGTGTTTGGAATAGAGATGTTTGTGACGCAGGATGATGCAATACTCATAAACGAGATTGCACCTCGAGTACACAACTCAGGACATCACACATTGCAATCGAGCATGACGTCGCAGTTTGAGCAGCACCTAAGAGCAATACTCGGCCTCGATCTTGGTGACACCAAGCTGTTGCACCCGACCATCATGTACAACATTCTTGGTCCGGACGGATTTTCTGGAAGATACAAAGCACCGGTAATTGATGCCGATGGAGCACATCTAAAGATGTACGGGAAATCAGAGTCAAAGCCACAGCGAAAGCTTGGACACTTTAACTTGGTGGACTACAACGGAACCAAGGGAATCGAAGGACTCATCAAGTCAATTGAGTCAATAAAGGAAAAAGCAGGAATCATACCGCTCTGA